In Musa acuminata AAA Group cultivar baxijiao chromosome BXJ2-3, Cavendish_Baxijiao_AAA, whole genome shotgun sequence, the following proteins share a genomic window:
- the LOC135607903 gene encoding trihelix transcription factor GT-1-like isoform X2, whose product MYLAEKPRSVDFYDTGGLPPQQQQQQQHPQQQMHLAESSGDDHEVKAPKKRAETWAQEETRSLISFRQEIDGLFNTSKSNKHLWEQISAKMREKGFDRSPTMCTDKWRNLLKEFKKAKHQSKGSGLGKMSYYKELDELLKERNKKATFKSSAAPKIDTFLHFSDKGLEDANTPFGSVEASGRSPLNLDRPMEHDRHPLAITAVDAVAANSVPPWNWRDASVNDNNASYGGRVILVKWEDYSRRIGIDGTAEAIKEAIKSAFGLRTKRAFWLEDEDNVVRSLDRDMPLGSYTLHLDEGITIKACTYDDTDRMPVRTEEKTLYTEDDLRDFLSRRGWVGLRELSGFKNVDTLDDLRSGAMYQGVRSLID is encoded by the exons ATGTACTTGGCCGAGAAGCCCCGGAGCGTCGATTTCTACGACACTGGCGGATTGCCGccgcaacaacagcagcagcagcagcatccgcAGCAGCAGATGCATTTGGCGGAGAGCAGTGGCGACGACCATGAGGTCAAGGCTCCCAAGAAGCGCGCGGAGACGTGGGCCCAGGAGGAGACGAGGAGCCTCATATCGTTCCGGCAGGAGATCGATGGGCTCTTTAACACCTCCAAGTCGAACAAGCACCTGTGGGAGCAGATCTCTGCGAAGATGCGGGAGAAAGGGTTCGACCGGTCCCCGACCATGTGCACGGATAAGTGGAGGAACTTGCTGAAGGAGTTCAAGAAGGCGAAGCACCAGTCGAAGGGAAGCGGGTTGGGTAAGATGTCGTACTACAAGGAGCTCGACGAATTGCTTAAAGAGAGGAACAAGAAAGCCACCTTCAAGAGTTCTGCAGCGCCAAAGATCGACACCTTCCTGCACTTTTCTGATAAAG GCCTTGAAGATGCAAATACTCCATTTGGGTCTGTTGAAG CAAGTGGTAGGTCACCTCTCAACCTTGACAGACCTATGGAGCATGATAGACATCCACTTGCTATAACAGCTGTTGATGCAGTTGCAGCTAATAGTGTACCTCCTTGGAATTGGAGAGATGCTTCTGTGAATG ATAATAATGCCTCATATGGTGGAAGGGTTATTCTAGTTAAATGGGAGGATTACTCTAGAAGGATTGGTATTGATGGCACCGCAGAGGCAATCAAGGAGGCTATCAAGTCAGCATTTGGTTTAAGAACCAAAAGGGCATTTTGGCTTGAGGACGAAGATAATGTGGTTCGCAGCCTTGATCGGGACATGCCTTTGGGTTCCTATACTCTTCATCTCGATGAGG gGATAACAATAAAAGCCTGCACATACGATGACACTGACCGCATGCCAGTTCGAACCGAAGAGAAGACACTTTACACAGAAGATGATCTCCGTGATTTCCTTTCTCGCCGTGGTTGGGTTGGCCTCAGAGAGTTAAGCGGCTTTAAAAATGTCGACACTTTGGATGATCTTCGTTCTGGTGCTATGTACCAGGGGGTAAGATCGTTGATCGATTAG
- the LOC103979374 gene encoding uncharacterized protein LOC103979374 isoform X1, which produces MRGMNGLESSSSLSPSLSSPYFPVLHNYPLISAILAFAIAQSIKVFTTWYKERRWDAKQLIGSGGMPSSHSATVTALAVAIGIQDGLGSSAFATATMFASVVMYDAFGVRLHAGKQAEVLNQIVYQLPEEHPLADTRPLHELLGHTPLQVTAGAILGFFVALLSRLINKFAGGA; this is translated from the exons ATGAGAGGGATGAACGGATTAGAGAGCTCTTCGTCTTTATCGCCGTCGTTATCGAGCCCTTACTTCCCCGTCTTGCACAACTACCCGCTGATCTCGGCCATCCTCGCCTTCGCCATCGCCCAATCCATCAAGGTCTTCACCACCTG GTATAAGGAAAGACGCTGGGATGCCAAGCAGCTTATTGGATCTGGTGGGATGCCATCATCCCATTCAGCAACAGTGACAGCACTAGCAGTAGCTATTGGAATTCAAGATGGCTTGGGTAGTTCTGCTTTTGCTACAGCAACGATGTTTGCATCTGTG GTAATGTATGATGCTTTTGGTGTTCGACTGCATGCTGGAAAGCAGGCAGAG GTGTTGAATCAAATTGTGTATCAACTTCCAGAAGAACATCCTTTGGCTGACACTAGACCGCTGCATGAACTTCTTGGCCATACCCCTCTTCAG GTCACAGCTGGTGCTATCTTGGGGTTTTTCGTAGCTCTCTTATCTCGATTAATCAACAAATTTGCGGGTGGAGCATGA
- the LOC135607903 gene encoding trihelix transcription factor GT-1-like isoform X1, translating to MSLLTLDQFLARSPFLGSSAVGGNIGEDGAVVAVTEQATKSMYLAEKPRSVDFYDTGGLPPQQQQQQQHPQQQMHLAESSGDDHEVKAPKKRAETWAQEETRSLISFRQEIDGLFNTSKSNKHLWEQISAKMREKGFDRSPTMCTDKWRNLLKEFKKAKHQSKGSGLGKMSYYKELDELLKERNKKATFKSSAAPKIDTFLHFSDKGLEDANTPFGSVEASGRSPLNLDRPMEHDRHPLAITAVDAVAANSVPPWNWRDASVNDNNASYGGRVILVKWEDYSRRIGIDGTAEAIKEAIKSAFGLRTKRAFWLEDEDNVVRSLDRDMPLGSYTLHLDEGITIKACTYDDTDRMPVRTEEKTLYTEDDLRDFLSRRGWVGLRELSGFKNVDTLDDLRSGAMYQGVRSLID from the exons ATGTCTCTCCTTACTCTAGACCAGTTCCTGGCCCGATCCCCTTTCCTTGGTTCTTCCGCAGTTGGAGGAAACATCGGCGAAGACGGGGCCGTGGTGGCGGTGACGGAGCAGGCGACGAAGAGCATGTACTTGGCCGAGAAGCCCCGGAGCGTCGATTTCTACGACACTGGCGGATTGCCGccgcaacaacagcagcagcagcagcatccgcAGCAGCAGATGCATTTGGCGGAGAGCAGTGGCGACGACCATGAGGTCAAGGCTCCCAAGAAGCGCGCGGAGACGTGGGCCCAGGAGGAGACGAGGAGCCTCATATCGTTCCGGCAGGAGATCGATGGGCTCTTTAACACCTCCAAGTCGAACAAGCACCTGTGGGAGCAGATCTCTGCGAAGATGCGGGAGAAAGGGTTCGACCGGTCCCCGACCATGTGCACGGATAAGTGGAGGAACTTGCTGAAGGAGTTCAAGAAGGCGAAGCACCAGTCGAAGGGAAGCGGGTTGGGTAAGATGTCGTACTACAAGGAGCTCGACGAATTGCTTAAAGAGAGGAACAAGAAAGCCACCTTCAAGAGTTCTGCAGCGCCAAAGATCGACACCTTCCTGCACTTTTCTGATAAAG GCCTTGAAGATGCAAATACTCCATTTGGGTCTGTTGAAG CAAGTGGTAGGTCACCTCTCAACCTTGACAGACCTATGGAGCATGATAGACATCCACTTGCTATAACAGCTGTTGATGCAGTTGCAGCTAATAGTGTACCTCCTTGGAATTGGAGAGATGCTTCTGTGAATG ATAATAATGCCTCATATGGTGGAAGGGTTATTCTAGTTAAATGGGAGGATTACTCTAGAAGGATTGGTATTGATGGCACCGCAGAGGCAATCAAGGAGGCTATCAAGTCAGCATTTGGTTTAAGAACCAAAAGGGCATTTTGGCTTGAGGACGAAGATAATGTGGTTCGCAGCCTTGATCGGGACATGCCTTTGGGTTCCTATACTCTTCATCTCGATGAGG gGATAACAATAAAAGCCTGCACATACGATGACACTGACCGCATGCCAGTTCGAACCGAAGAGAAGACACTTTACACAGAAGATGATCTCCGTGATTTCCTTTCTCGCCGTGGTTGGGTTGGCCTCAGAGAGTTAAGCGGCTTTAAAAATGTCGACACTTTGGATGATCTTCGTTCTGGTGCTATGTACCAGGGGGTAAGATCGTTGATCGATTAG
- the LOC103979374 gene encoding uncharacterized protein LOC103979374 isoform X2, whose protein sequence is MRGMNGLESSSSLSPSLSSPYFPVLHNYPLISAILAFAIAQSIKVFTTWYKERRWDAKQLIGSGGMPSSHSATVTALAVAIGIQDGLGSSAFATATMFASVVLNQIVYQLPEEHPLADTRPLHELLGHTPLQVTAGAILGFFVALLSRLINKFAGGA, encoded by the exons ATGAGAGGGATGAACGGATTAGAGAGCTCTTCGTCTTTATCGCCGTCGTTATCGAGCCCTTACTTCCCCGTCTTGCACAACTACCCGCTGATCTCGGCCATCCTCGCCTTCGCCATCGCCCAATCCATCAAGGTCTTCACCACCTG GTATAAGGAAAGACGCTGGGATGCCAAGCAGCTTATTGGATCTGGTGGGATGCCATCATCCCATTCAGCAACAGTGACAGCACTAGCAGTAGCTATTGGAATTCAAGATGGCTTGGGTAGTTCTGCTTTTGCTACAGCAACGATGTTTGCATCTGTG GTGTTGAATCAAATTGTGTATCAACTTCCAGAAGAACATCCTTTGGCTGACACTAGACCGCTGCATGAACTTCTTGGCCATACCCCTCTTCAG GTCACAGCTGGTGCTATCTTGGGGTTTTTCGTAGCTCTCTTATCTCGATTAATCAACAAATTTGCGGGTGGAGCATGA